Proteins encoded in a region of the Zea mays cultivar B73 chromosome 4, Zm-B73-REFERENCE-NAM-5.0, whole genome shotgun sequence genome:
- the LOC542357 gene encoding proliferating cell nuclear antigen 2 — MLELRLVQGSLLKKVLEAIRELVTDANFDCSGTGFSLQAMDSSHVALVALLLRAEGFEHYRCDRNLSMGMNLNNMAKMLRCAGNEDIITIKADDGSDTVTFMFESPKQDKIADFEMKLMDIDSEHLGIPDSEYQAIVRMPSAEFMRICKDLSSIGDTVVISVTKEGVKFSTSGEIGSANIVCRQNQTIDKPEEATIIEMQEPVSLTFALRYMNSFTKASSLSEQVTISLSSELPVVVEYKIAEMGYIRFYLAPKIDDDEEMKP, encoded by the exons ATGTTGGAGTTGCGTCTGGTGCAGGGGAGCCTCCTCAAGAAGGTCTTGGAGGCGATCCGCGAGCTGGTCACGGACGCCAACTTCGACTGCTCCGGGACCGGGTTCTCGCTGCAGGCCATGGACTCGAGCCACGTCGCGCTCGTCGCGCTGCTCCTTCGCGCCGAGGGCTTCGAGCACTACCGCTGCGACCGCAACCTCTCCATGGGCATGAACCTCAACAACATGGCCAAGATGCTCCGCTGCGCTGGCAACGAGGACATCATCACCATCAAGGCCGACGACGGCTCCGACACCGTCACTTTCATGTTCGAGTCGCCCA AGCAAGATAAGATCGCGGATTTCGAGATGAAACTGATGGACATTGATAGCGAGCACCTCGGAATCCCGGATTCCGAGTACCAGGCCATCGTCCGCATGCCTTCTGCTGAGTTTATGAGGATCTGCAAAGATCTTAGCAGCATCGGAGACACAG TCGTCATCTCGGTGACTAAGGAGGGCGTGAAGTTCTCCACATCTGGAGAAATTGGGAGTGCAAACATTGTCTGCAGGCAGAACCAAACTATTGACAAG CCAGAAGAGGCTACCATTATAGAGATGCAGGAGCCGGTTTCCCTGACCTTTGCCCTGCGGTACATGAACTCCTTCACCAAGGCGTCTTCACTGTCTGAGCAAGTCACTATCAGCCTGTCGTCCGAGCTTCCAGTGGTGGTCGAGTACAAGATCGCTGAGATGGGTTACATTAGATTTTACCTGGCCCCCAAGATCGACGATGACGAGGAGATGAAGCCCTGA